Within the Gemmatimonadaceae bacterium genome, the region CGAGAAGCACGGCCCGCACCACAGCGAGGGAGAGCTCTAGATGCGCGTCCTCTTCTGGGGGACGCCAGAGTTTGCCACGGCACCATTGCGGGCGCTGATCGGCGAGGGATTCGAAGTCGTCGGAGTGGTGACGCAGCCGGACAAGCCGACGGGGCGATCGCGCAAGCTCACCGCGCCTCCGGTGAAAGAGATCGCCGCGGAGGAGAGGGTCCCCTGCTTTCAGCCGGCCACGCCGAAGGACCCTGAGCTCTTCGAGATGATCGAGGCGATGACCCCGGACATTTCCATCGTCGTCGCATACGGCCACATCATGCCGAAGCGGATCATTGACCTGCCGCGCATGGGCACACTCAATATTCACGCGTCGCTGCTGCCGCTGCTGCGGGGAGCGGCGCCGATTCAGGCCGCCATACGCCACGGCTTTTCGCAGACGGGCGTGACGATCATGCGGATGGTCCCGGCTCTCGATGCCGGGCCGATCATTCTGACCGCCACCGCGCCGATTGCCAGCGACGAGACTTACGGCGAGCTCCAGAACAGGCTCTCCGAACTCGGCGCGCTGACGCTGATCGAGGCGCTCGCTCTCATCTCCGTCGGAGGTGCGCGTGAAACCCCGCAGGACGAATCGCTCGCGACGTACGCACCCAAGGTCACCCGTCGCGACGCACTCGTTGACTGGACACTCGGCATGGACGAAGTCTGCCGCGCGGTGCGCGCGTACGATCCGAAGCCGGGAGCGTTCAGCACGCTGAATGGTGTGGACGTGAAGCTGTTCGGCGCGCGAAAGGTGGCCAGGGAACGCGTGGAGCACGGCAATGCACCGCCAGGCACGGTGATCGCGATTCACGAAGGGCTCATCGTCTCGGCGAGTGACGGCGCAGTGTGCATCAGCGACGTGCAGCCAGCGGGCAAGAGCAGGATGAAGGCCGCGGAATGGGCGCGCGGGCGCGGTGCCACTTTCGGTGACCGGTTCGGCGTGTGACGCCGCAGGCTTTTCCGGTGGTTCACGCCGTCACCGACAGCGGCGCTGTATTGCACGGCAATTTTCTCGAACGCGCGTCTGGGATCATGAGGGCCCTCGGTCCTCGCGGCGCCCTGCACCTGAGATCTTCTCGCGCGTCAGCAAAGCAGCTCCACGAGCTGGCGACACTGCTTTCGCTGGTGCAGAAGAGCACCGGTTGCTGGCTGATCGTGAACGACAGGGTGGACATCGCCGCCGCCGTCGGCGCGCGGGGCGCGCAACTGGCGTCGCATTCGCTGGCCATCGCCGAGGCGCGGATTGTCGCGCCTGACCTGCCGCTGGGCGCGAGCATTCACAGTGTGGCGGAGGCATTGAAGGCGGAATCCGAGGGCGCTTCCTGGTGCGTCGCGGGAACGGTATTCGAGACGCCGAGCCACGTCGGCCGCGCGCCGGCACGAATCGAGTTCATCGAGCAGGTCGCCGCCGCGGTGAAGATCCCGATCATCGCGATCGGTGGGATCACGCCGGAGGATGTCGCGGCTCTGAGGCGCGCTGGCGCGTACGGCGTGGCCACCATCCGCGGCGCCGACTGGGATCGCGGACACGGGGCCTCCGCGGACGAGGACAAACTCATGAGGACACGGCTTCCGGTGACCACCGACGCCGGCTTTGCCGAACCGGTCACCCGCTATATTTCAGCCTATGATTCAGAGTCCGGGAGCGACCGGGATGATCACCCTGACGGTGAACGGGTCACCCCGGGAGCTGGCGCGGAATAGCACCATCGCGGGCCTCCTCGGCTCGCTCGGAATCGACCCCCGGCTCGTGGTCGTCGAGCACAACCGCGCGATCGTGCGCGACCGCGAAGCCTACGGCTCACTGAATCTCGACAACGGAGACGTGGTGGAGATCGTCCACTTCGTCGGCGGGGGCTGAGATGGGAATCGCAATCGAGAGTACGCTCGACACGGCGCCGTTGATCATCGGCGGGCGCGAATTCCGCTCGCGACTGATGGTCGGGACGGGCAAGTATGCGTCGAACGCCGACATGATCCGCGCGA harbors:
- the fmt gene encoding methionyl-tRNA formyltransferase produces the protein MRVLFWGTPEFATAPLRALIGEGFEVVGVVTQPDKPTGRSRKLTAPPVKEIAAEERVPCFQPATPKDPELFEMIEAMTPDISIVVAYGHIMPKRIIDLPRMGTLNIHASLLPLLRGAAPIQAAIRHGFSQTGVTIMRMVPALDAGPIILTATAPIASDETYGELQNRLSELGALTLIEALALISVGGARETPQDESLATYAPKVTRRDALVDWTLGMDEVCRAVRAYDPKPGAFSTLNGVDVKLFGARKVARERVEHGNAPPGTVIAIHEGLIVSASDGAVCISDVQPAGKSRMKAAEWARGRGATFGDRFGV
- the thiS gene encoding sulfur carrier protein ThiS; translated protein: MITLTVNGSPRELARNSTIAGLLGSLGIDPRLVVVEHNRAIVRDREAYGSLNLDNGDVVEIVHFVGGG
- a CDS encoding thiamine phosphate synthase, with the translated sequence MTPQAFPVVHAVTDSGAVLHGNFLERASGIMRALGPRGALHLRSSRASAKQLHELATLLSLVQKSTGCWLIVNDRVDIAAAVGARGAQLASHSLAIAEARIVAPDLPLGASIHSVAEALKAESEGASWCVAGTVFETPSHVGRAPARIEFIEQVAAAVKIPIIAIGGITPEDVAALRRAGAYGVATIRGADWDRGHGASADEDKLMRTRLPVTTDAGFAEPVTRYISAYDSESGSDRDDHPDGERVTPGAGAE